The following DNA comes from Gammaproteobacteria bacterium.
GAGCAGCTCTATTCTTCCATTATCAAAACATAAAAATATATACCCAGGAATTGTTGAGACAAATAAAATAGTCGTTCCGGCTACTACGATAGATGCCTTATTTTCGGATAACAGCCTGCCAGAAAAAGATTTTAATATCATCAATATAGACATTCAAGGCGCGGAACTCCTTGCTCTGAGAGGCGGAACGGGTGTTTTAAAAAATATTGATGCCATTAACACGGAAGTAAATTACGATGAATTGTATGCGGGTTGTGCTGTCATAAGTCAGCTGGATGAGTTTTTGGAGTCAGAAGGTTTTACTCGAGTTCATACAACAACCCCTTTCCACCCATCATGGGGGGATGCTCTATACATTCGAAAAAGCATCGTGCGAATGTCAACGCTGGGTGTGAATGGAAGATTTGGTAATCAGTTGTTTCAATATGCGTTTTTGCGTATATATGCTAAAAATCACGGCTGCAAAGTTGAGACTCCAGACTGGATTGGCCGGCATATCTATGATCTTGATGACGCCTATATTTCTGATAAATCTTGCACAAAAGTAGCGCAGACCACGCAAGATCTCTTAGAGTGTAGCATAGCAAACTCTGAGACGGTTTATAGAAATGTCGATTTCTGGGGTTACTTTCAATATAACACGAAATTTTATGCTGGAGAAAAGAGCTTTTTTCAGTCCCTATTTAAGCCGAAGGAAAAAATTGGCAATGAGATAGATGGTCAGTTAAGTGTTATGCGTGATGGTGGTAGAACTGTTGTTGGAATTCATGTTCGTCGCGGTGATTACGGTTATAAGTTTTTCTTTCTGACCCCTGCAGAGTGGTATAAGCGCTGGCTAGATGAAATGTGGCCTAAACTTGAAAATCCGGTTCTGTATGTTGCAAGCGATGACCTGGATTCTGTGCTTTTGGAGTTTTCAGAATATAACCCGATATCATCAAAAGATATGCCCATTGGTGGTATGGTAAGCGACGAATTTGTCGATTTTCATGTGTTAGGCAAGTGCGACCATGTTGCGATATCTAACAGCTCATATTCATTTTTAGCGTGCATGCTAAATAATGATGCTAAGAGTTTTGTTCGTCCTGATCTTCGTGCGGGGGGGATGATAGAATTTGACCCATGGGATAGTGAGCCTCTATTGCGAAACGCTACGGCAGAGGAATATGGGCTGCCATTTATGTCTAAAAAAAGAGCAGCAGAAGTTGATTTGACGAACAACTTATTTTCCCCTTCTCAGGACGTTAAAAATAGCGTCAATATGAGCTCCATTAGAGAAGAAAATGAAGTTTCTATCTGTATATTGTCATTTAACAGACGGGAATGGTTGTTGGAGTCTATTAATTCGGCTATTGCCCAAACGCTATCACCTAGAGAAATCATTGTTATAGATAATGCATCAACTGATGGTAGTGTTGATCTTCTGAAAAATATTTCTAAGGAGTATAAAGGTAAATTAAGAGTTGTATTTAATGACGATAAAATAAGTGAAGGCGACCTTCTTTCCAGAGTTGTTAGTGAGGTTAGAGGTGTTGCTGTGAGTTTTATGAATGCTGGTGATGTATGTCATCCAAATAAGATTGAAAATGAGTATTCCGTGATGAAATCTGAGTCATCTGGAATTGTTTATTCAAATTATTCTATTTTGGATGAAACAGGGAAGGAAGTGGTGTGGGCTGGTGAGTCCGATAGTATCTATGTTGGAAAAATATATCCATATCTTCTTGGGAGAATGTTTCCTAAGAGGAAGATCTACAGAAATGAACTTGTTTCTTTGGAGTCTCTTAGAAAAGTCGGATTTTTTGATAAGAAACTATTTTCGTCGTCACTGGTAGATATGGGGATAAGGTTGTCATCAATATTTAATGTTTCATTTTGTGATGCAGTTCTTTCTTGTCACCGAATTAACTCAGTAGAATCCTCTGTTGATATTGAAAAGCTGTCGACATGCGGCTATATTTTTGTGAAAAATCAAGATTTGATAAGTGGATTGTCTGAAAATGACAGAAATGTGGTCTATATGAGTTACGCCGAATTCATTTCTGGCTGCTTGAATAATAAATTTGGTGATATTTGATATTGAATTTAGGTTATTACTCTGATTTCTTTTGCGCCTATTAAGTTGGCTGTCATGGATAGTATTGATTTTGGAATTGCATCTTGTCCTAGAATATCAGAAATCCATTCGCTATTATTTAATGAGGCCATCATCATGTATTTGTAATGTTTTAAAGGATTCGCATTTGACAAGCCTCCACTATGTCTCCTGTATCCAATCCCGTTGTATCCAGAATATTTCCATATGCTCGCAAGGTTTGACAGTCTTAATTTCAGATCCCAGTCTTCATATATTTCCATGTGAGGAAGGAATCCTCCTGCTCTAATGAATAGTTCTT
Coding sequences within:
- a CDS encoding FkbM family methyltransferase, with translation MHEMVGLQRVKTNSGVLNPEFLVLLKKFTGIDVFIETGTFLGETTALASKIFSTVHSIELSEDLYNKAKKKFNTNNKISIHQGESGDVLNNVLPGINKPIIFWLDAHYSEVQTAKGKKNTPIIEELLAIKNSGVKESIILIDDLRCFVDDKYVKRESLTGYPTVNILREKMNSLFPEASFVVIGDVLLITIGRNYLEFGDVAKACTISRAFERGNIDEVLQAEEVISNSSGSDRDVIVNLPNEVKESEKFGLGMHYRLWRGLVYAKEGVYEKAREDFERTLQLGYNHFRIYWYLAKVAKNMGDSTASRNFARVALDKCPGFEPARELVGVDSAVGISVSRGMIASSSGERTVINRCISKGNTVFDIGANVGDWTKLAISHASDLNIHLFEASPPTYQELLENTKGLSNVRLSVNNIGLGSCEKKAIFYHYADSPAWSTFHRRIEAEKKYGKSAPSSIDIKVETLDSYCEKNGVESIDFVKIDVEGGEYDVIQGATNLLKKGKINYLQFEYGGTFKDANVTLQLVFSLLKRFGYEMFKINESGLVYCSEFRKELEDFSYSNYLAVNHRLFSSFYGNRTGMLDIKTLFSKYGIRARGVLHVGAHEGKEMKVYDDLGVENVVFVEANPKVFKVLENNLKNKKNVRLFNCAISDQKGEVTLHVTSMDQSSSILPLSKHKNIYPGIVETNKIVVPATTIDALFSDNSLPEKDFNIINIDIQGAELLALRGGTGVLKNIDAINTEVNYDELYAGCAVISQLDEFLESEGFTRVHTTTPFHPSWGDALYIRKSIVRMSTLGVNGRFGNQLFQYAFLRIYAKNHGCKVETPDWIGRHIYDLDDAYISDKSCTKVAQTTQDLLECSIANSETVYRNVDFWGYFQYNTKFYAGEKSFFQSLFKPKEKIGNEIDGQLSVMRDGGRTVVGIHVRRGDYGYKFFFLTPAEWYKRWLDEMWPKLENPVLYVASDDLDSVLLEFSEYNPISSKDMPIGGMVSDEFVDFHVLGKCDHVAISNSSYSFLACMLNNDAKSFVRPDLRAGGMIEFDPWDSEPLLRNATAEEYGLPFMSKKRAAEVDLTNNLFSPSQDVKNSVNMSSIREENEVSICILSFNRREWLLESINSAIAQTLSPREIIVIDNASTDGSVDLLKNISKEYKGKLRVVFNDDKISEGDLLSRVVSEVRGVAVSFMNAGDVCHPNKIENEYSVMKSESSGIVYSNYSILDETGKEVVWAGESDSIYVGKIYPYLLGRMFPKRKIYRNELVSLESLRKVGFFDKKLFSSSLVDMGIRLSSIFNVSFCDAVLSCHRINSVESSVDIEKLSTCGYIFVKNQDLISGLSENDRNVVYMSYAEFISGCLNNKFGDI